The genomic DNA AAACATAAATAATTTGTAAAAAATTAAACAAAAAACCACAAGAGTATTTAACCCAAAAGGATAAATTTAATTGTGTGTCAATACGATCTCCGTTGATTCATCAGTATGACCACTATCGAGCTTTTGTGCTTCATTAGCCGCAATATGGCTTTGATGCATCTTCAATGCAAGATATAAATCAGACCGAATAGTGATCCCCTCATCCCCTGACACCATCTCTGTTTGTTCAAACCAACTCAATAATTGCCTTTTACGCCCAGCCAACACTAAACTAACCCCGCGCTTTTTGAGCAACACGTCAATATCGGATAACATTGCCATCACACTCAAATCTAAATGTGTAAAGCAAGGTACAGCATCGATAATCACGCAATCGACCGTTTCAAGCTGATTTTGTCGTGCAAAACGCTCCAATAAGCGACGCTTAAAATAAGTAGCATTAAAATAGGTTAGTGGAGAATTAAATCGATAAATAAATATCCCGGGGATGGGAGCCGCTTTATCACTGCTGTCTAGGCTACGGATAATGCCTTTAGAATCAAGTCCAAGCACTTGGTCTGTAGGCCGCATTACCGTGCGAAGGAACTGAAACAAGCCTAATAAAACCGCCAGAGTAATCCCAGGGATAACCCCAATAAAAAGTACCGCAAGGAAAGTCGTTAAGGCTAAATAAAATGCTTGGCGATCGCGTAAACGTAAACCCCAAATAGCGTTTAGATCAATGAGGTGTACTGACGCAATCACTAACACCACCCCCAATGCTGCGCTGGGAATAAATTCTAATGGCGCCGTTAAAAACACTGCAACAATGGCAATCAATACTGCGGCAATCACGGACACTAATTGGGTTTTACCGCCATTGGCATCGTTTACTGCGGTGCGGGAATCTGCACCACTCACGGCAAATCCTTGCGATAAAGCGGAAGCAAGATTGGCTAACCCTAGTGCTTTAAACTCTTTGTCAGCATCAATGTCGTAACCGTTTTTGGCCGCAAAACTGCGGGCTGTCAGCATCATACTCACAAAACTGACCATAGCTAAATTGAGTGCCGGCATAACTAACTCACGCACAATACCGAGATTAAATACTGGAGCTTGAAATGATGGCAAGCCTCCAGCCACGCTACCAATCACCGCAACATCATAATCGGTTAAATGAAAAAGCCACACCAATCCACCGCTCACAGCAATAGCAAACATTGATGCTGGCCATGTTGGTTTTAAGCGTTTCATCAAAAAATAAACTATCACAGTGAGAATGGCCATCAATAACGTCGGAACATGAGTTTGTGATAAATAACTCGGCGCACCGCCTAAACGCTCAAGTAAGTATTTTTCATCAAAGGTAAAGCCGAATATTTTTGAAAATTGCCCAACAATAATGGTAATCGCGACACCGTTTAGTAACCCCATTAATATCGGTTTTGACAAAAAGTCCGCTAGCACACCTAATTTAAACCGACTCGCAATCAAGCACCAAAACCCCGTCATCACGGTCATGGTCATGACTAATTGCCAATGCTTAAGACTATCCCCAGCCGCAAGAGGTGTGACAACAGCAGCAATAACCGCACATGTTGCGGCGTCAGGCCCAACGATAAGTTGTCTTGATGTGCCAAATAAGGCATAAATTAGCATAGGTAACACACATGAATACAAACCTACCGCAGCATTGACGCCCGTCAACTGCGCATATGCAATTGCCACGGGCAAAGCGACGGCGGCAACAGATAAGCCTGCGCGAACATCATCTTTAAGCCAGCTTCGCTCGTAACGAGAAAAAGTCTCTAAACCAGGCATAAATCCATATAACCGACTCAGTAGCACAGTAACCTCAATAAAAATAATGTAGGCATTTATCATAGTTTTATTTCAAATTAATTACGACATATTCACGAGTGATAAATAAATATTTTGTAAACTAAAAAACGCCAAGCGAATTAGGCTTGGCATTATGTACAACAAGTTAGTCAGTAAACTAAAATTCGGTTACTCACCAAAGTGAGTGATTGGACCCATTAGAGTGGCGGGGTAATGACCTAAATACTGCCCCTATGTATTCAAAAAAATTCCCTATTTGACTCTAATGCAAACACCATCCACCTATATTATTCATTACAAAATCAGCCTCAGTAAATGCCTAATAGCATGGTAGACTAATGTTGATTTAGCATTATCTGCAGCAACACCTAAAGTACACGAGGTTCACGTGGTATCGCCATCAAAGTTTAATTCATCTCCTGTATCAGCGGGTATCCCCCATTTAGCGATGCTAATCCCCATGCTTGCCGCCATTGTCGCCATTACACCTCTCGCTATCGACATGTACTTACCGGCAATGTCCACATTGGCATTAGGGTTTGATACCGACATCACCACGGTGCAACAATCACTCAGTATTTATTTGGCGGGCTATGCATTGGGCATGCTGATTTTTGGTCCACTGGCCGATAAAATTGGTCGTCGACCACTGGTTATTTTTGGGTTGTTAGGCTTCACATTGATAAGTTTGTTAATTGCACTGAGTACCAGTATTGAACAGTTTTTGATGCTGCGCTTTGCCCAAGCATTCATTGGCGCGGCGGCCACGGTTGTGGTTCCGGGCTATATTAAAGAAATTTATGGCGACAATACGGCCAAAGGTATGTCGTATGTCAGCCTCATCATGATGTTGGCACCATTACTCGCCCCGACGATGGGCAGTTTGATTATGGAACTCGGCGATTGGCACCTGATCTTTTTAAGTCAAAGTTGCTATGCCATTACGCTACTGGCTTTAGTGTTATTTAAACTTAAAATGCCCAGCGATAAGGACTTAGGCGGGCGCAGTCAAAAATCATTTTTACGCGCCTACTACACCGTATTTTCCCGTAGTGGGGTCAAACTGAATTTATCTAGCGGCGTATTAACCTCATTTGCCTTCTTTTGCTATTTAACCGCTTCGCCATTTATTTACATGGAAGTGTTTCATTTAGATAAATCGTTATTTGCTATTTTATTTAGCACCAATGTGGGCGCCTTGATGCTGGCTAACATTGTTAATTCCAGAATTGTGACTCGGTTCGGGTCAAAACGCATGTTGCATGTAGCCACCTTTTTTTGCTCCATTGCCGCAACAGGCTTGTTAGCGGTTAATTTACTGGAGTTAAGTTATCACTTTACCGTGCTGATGCTAATCCCATTAATGGGCTCCCTAGGTGTAATGTCGGTCAATGCTGACGCCATCGTATTAATGAAATTCAAGCAAGAAACTGGCACAGCAACAGCCGTTATCGGTACCCTCAGATTTGGTTTTGGTGCTGTCGCGGGGCCATTACTGGCGTATTTTTATGACGGTAGCGCAGTGCCTTTTTCGGCGTTGATGCTTAGTGCAGTATTATTAGTTGGGGTGTGCCAGTTTTTTCAAAGTACCTTACCGAAAAATGATGCCGGCTAACTAACACTGCGGTAAACAAGGATAAGGCCATTAATATCGATGGTCTTGTCCTTATGTGAACGCCAAAATATTGAACCCTACCCTTCACTTAAATCAGTCCCATGA from Shewanella psychromarinicola includes the following:
- a CDS encoding SulP family inorganic anion transporter, coding for MINAYIIFIEVTVLLSRLYGFMPGLETFSRYERSWLKDDVRAGLSVAAVALPVAIAYAQLTGVNAAVGLYSCVLPMLIYALFGTSRQLIVGPDAATCAVIAAVVTPLAAGDSLKHWQLVMTMTVMTGFWCLIASRFKLGVLADFLSKPILMGLLNGVAITIIVGQFSKIFGFTFDEKYLLERLGGAPSYLSQTHVPTLLMAILTVIVYFLMKRLKPTWPASMFAIAVSGGLVWLFHLTDYDVAVIGSVAGGLPSFQAPVFNLGIVRELVMPALNLAMVSFVSMMLTARSFAAKNGYDIDADKEFKALGLANLASALSQGFAVSGADSRTAVNDANGGKTQLVSVIAAVLIAIVAVFLTAPLEFIPSAALGVVLVIASVHLIDLNAIWGLRLRDRQAFYLALTTFLAVLFIGVIPGITLAVLLGLFQFLRTVMRPTDQVLGLDSKGIIRSLDSSDKAAPIPGIFIYRFNSPLTYFNATYFKRRLLERFARQNQLETVDCVIIDAVPCFTHLDLSVMAMLSDIDVLLKKRGVSLVLAGRKRQLLSWFEQTEMVSGDEGITIRSDLYLALKMHQSHIAANEAQKLDSGHTDESTEIVLTHN
- a CDS encoding multidrug effflux MFS transporter — translated: MLIPMLAAIVAITPLAIDMYLPAMSTLALGFDTDITTVQQSLSIYLAGYALGMLIFGPLADKIGRRPLVIFGLLGFTLISLLIALSTSIEQFLMLRFAQAFIGAAATVVVPGYIKEIYGDNTAKGMSYVSLIMMLAPLLAPTMGSLIMELGDWHLIFLSQSCYAITLLALVLFKLKMPSDKDLGGRSQKSFLRAYYTVFSRSGVKLNLSSGVLTSFAFFCYLTASPFIYMEVFHLDKSLFAILFSTNVGALMLANIVNSRIVTRFGSKRMLHVATFFCSIAATGLLAVNLLELSYHFTVLMLIPLMGSLGVMSVNADAIVLMKFKQETGTATAVIGTLRFGFGAVAGPLLAYFYDGSAVPFSALMLSAVLLVGVCQFFQSTLPKNDAG